One Methylophaga marina DNA window includes the following coding sequences:
- a CDS encoding MATE family efflux transporter — MDKSVLTGPIIKTFLSYAIPSILGLLAITTASIVDGIFVGQFVSAQGLAAINLLIPYLSLIFGLALMFSIGGAVRAGYYIGQKRFQSASDVFSQCLLIIVVIGLGFLLFSWLFTDAILLFLGTPTSILTLIRPYFLIISAVLLIQISTMVMYYFIRQDNAQTLASVALISGAIINIILDAVFIIVFEWGLKGAAAATAIAQTIQLIMLSRYFLRSQKKLTFSFIQHNKSEIKPVMFNGRSEFINEISGGLVILVLNWILVSRLDVEGIAAFAVINYLIFISLMLYYGISDALHLVVSQNHGARNTQRISQFMLTAIIGILCISISVTLCLLYFPEHISSLFLDKTAEHTMQLSKHFISLLWPLFLINGVNVILSIYLTAIQQPIPSMAIALSRGLFLPIALLLVLSWLLPEPEFLIALPLSEWLTFLLAILLFIRYRPKKMN, encoded by the coding sequence ATGGATAAATCGGTCCTGACGGGTCCCATCATAAAAACCTTCTTAAGCTATGCCATCCCCTCCATTTTGGGCTTATTAGCCATCACTACGGCCAGTATCGTAGATGGTATTTTTGTCGGCCAATTTGTCAGTGCTCAGGGGCTCGCAGCCATCAATTTACTGATTCCCTATCTGTCATTGATATTTGGACTGGCTTTAATGTTTTCCATTGGAGGAGCCGTTCGAGCGGGCTATTATATTGGTCAGAAACGTTTTCAATCAGCATCCGATGTCTTTAGCCAGTGCCTGCTTATTATTGTCGTTATTGGACTTGGTTTTCTGCTTTTTTCCTGGTTATTCACTGACGCTATATTGCTTTTTCTCGGCACGCCCACCTCCATACTAACGTTAATCAGGCCTTATTTTCTGATCATCAGTGCTGTATTGCTTATTCAGATTTCTACGATGGTGATGTATTACTTTATTCGTCAGGATAATGCTCAAACACTCGCTTCAGTTGCATTAATCAGCGGCGCCATCATTAATATTATTCTGGATGCTGTGTTTATTATCGTATTCGAATGGGGACTAAAAGGCGCTGCCGCTGCAACAGCCATTGCACAAACCATACAACTGATTATGTTAAGTCGTTATTTTTTACGATCTCAGAAAAAGTTAACTTTTTCATTCATCCAACATAATAAATCAGAAATAAAACCCGTAATGTTTAATGGCAGATCAGAGTTTATCAATGAAATCTCTGGGGGATTGGTCATCCTGGTATTGAACTGGATTTTAGTCAGTCGGCTTGATGTTGAGGGTATCGCGGCTTTTGCCGTCATTAATTACCTGATCTTTATCAGTCTGATGCTGTATTACGGCATATCTGATGCATTACATTTGGTGGTCAGTCAAAATCATGGGGCCCGAAATACCCAGCGAATCAGTCAGTTTATGCTAACAGCCATCATCGGTATTCTTTGCATCAGTATCAGTGTGACACTGTGTTTGCTCTATTTCCCAGAACACATCAGCAGCCTGTTTCTGGATAAAACAGCCGAACACACGATGCAATTATCCAAACACTTTATTTCTCTATTGTGGCCGTTATTTTTGATAAATGGTGTTAATGTGATTCTTTCTATTTATTTAACGGCCATCCAGCAACCGATTCCCTCTATGGCCATCGCGTTATCGAGAGGGTTATTCTTGCCTATTGCATTGTTACTCGTTTTGTCTTGGTTACTTCCAGAGCCTGAATTTCTTATTGCTTTACCACTCTCAGAATGGCTGACATTTTTACTCGCTATCCTCTTATTTATCCGATATCGCCCAAAAAAAATGAATTAA
- a CDS encoding TonB-dependent receptor domain-containing protein, translating to MSKSLNPISHRTVLSVALFAAMFSQAAIAEEIILDTVEVTGNTITPELNSVTAEQIEKVQANDLEDLFSQSPEISVGGGVDIAQKLYVRGIEDQLLSISIDGAVQATRLFHHAGRISIEPELLKRVEVNAGSGNALSGAGALGGSVKFVTKDPEDMLKPGEQFGGLVKGMFSSNTDSFKTNTTLFGRLTDDWSAMVSATNYNADAYEDGNGDEVEGSKFDQDFLFAKVVGHLTDSQTVRLSYQKRTDDGERPFRPQWPVLSWNPLAPLELERETVTFNYELNPIDNPYLDLGLTVYNIESELKRTGERDPYIGTGESKGLDLRNTSIFGMHKVTYGIDYREDETYAGPPSDERALKENVKVKGVYIQDDIQITDALLLSAGLRYDDYELNDADNQKFEEDEVSHNIGINYHFTDNWSAFASYSEAFKGPTSQDAYKLFGSYDADLKPEDADNTEFGVAYESRTWFGSAKVYRSNIDDIIADRVGGGAAAGTIFENVGDLESDGYVLEIGRRWEKLMGRLSYHHNDIEIAGQDAGGYSTNGQANTIGDSLVATLDYQMNSTWTFGWNAQFVKREDNVDLYAPVWLPEGTKIDKPGYAIHDFYAQWRPSSTEDVAITLTVRNVFDKYYLDHASVADIADVNDGVSGFAEPGRDVRLSVAWQF from the coding sequence GTGAGTAAAAGCTTAAACCCAATTAGTCATCGGACTGTACTTTCTGTCGCGCTTTTCGCCGCGATGTTTTCACAGGCTGCAATAGCTGAAGAAATAATCTTGGACACTGTTGAGGTGACTGGTAACACGATTACTCCTGAACTTAACAGCGTGACCGCTGAACAAATTGAAAAAGTTCAGGCGAATGATTTGGAAGATTTATTCAGTCAATCACCAGAAATATCTGTCGGTGGTGGTGTCGATATCGCTCAGAAACTCTATGTGCGAGGTATTGAAGACCAATTGCTGAGCATCAGTATTGATGGCGCTGTTCAGGCAACACGTTTATTTCACCATGCTGGGCGCATCAGTATTGAGCCAGAACTTCTTAAACGTGTTGAAGTGAATGCCGGCTCAGGTAATGCGCTATCAGGTGCTGGAGCACTTGGTGGTTCAGTCAAATTTGTTACTAAAGATCCTGAAGATATGCTGAAGCCGGGCGAGCAATTTGGTGGCTTGGTCAAAGGCATGTTCTCCAGCAATACAGATTCGTTTAAAACAAATACCACACTGTTTGGTCGTCTGACTGATGACTGGAGTGCTATGGTTTCTGCGACCAACTACAACGCTGATGCCTATGAGGATGGTAATGGCGATGAAGTTGAAGGCAGCAAATTCGACCAGGACTTTCTTTTTGCCAAAGTTGTTGGTCACCTGACTGATAGTCAGACAGTTCGTCTGAGTTATCAGAAACGTACCGATGATGGTGAAAGACCATTCAGACCGCAATGGCCTGTTCTTTCCTGGAATCCACTAGCTCCTCTAGAGCTGGAACGCGAAACCGTCACGTTCAATTATGAATTGAACCCTATTGATAACCCATATCTTGATTTGGGCCTTACTGTGTATAACATCGAGTCAGAACTGAAGCGAACTGGTGAACGAGATCCTTACATCGGGACAGGTGAAAGCAAAGGTCTCGATTTGAGAAATACTTCGATCTTCGGGATGCACAAAGTGACTTACGGTATTGATTACCGTGAGGATGAAACTTACGCAGGGCCTCCGAGTGACGAGCGTGCACTGAAGGAAAATGTAAAAGTTAAAGGTGTTTATATTCAGGATGATATTCAAATCACCGATGCGCTACTTTTAAGTGCGGGTCTGAGATACGATGACTATGAACTGAATGATGCTGATAATCAAAAGTTTGAGGAAGATGAAGTCAGTCATAACATTGGTATTAACTATCACTTTACTGATAACTGGAGTGCTTTCGCCTCTTATTCGGAAGCTTTCAAAGGACCTACATCTCAGGATGCTTATAAGCTATTCGGTAGCTATGATGCAGACCTAAAACCAGAAGATGCCGACAATACTGAATTTGGTGTCGCCTATGAATCAAGAACTTGGTTTGGATCTGCCAAAGTTTATCGTTCAAACATTGATGACATCATCGCTGATCGCGTTGGTGGAGGAGCGGCGGCTGGAACAATCTTCGAAAATGTGGGCGATCTGGAATCAGATGGTTATGTACTGGAGATTGGTCGTCGTTGGGAAAAATTGATGGGTCGCTTGAGTTATCACCATAATGATATCGAAATTGCTGGCCAGGATGCGGGAGGCTACTCAACAAATGGACAAGCTAACACCATTGGTGACAGTTTGGTTGCTACCCTAGATTATCAGATGAATTCTACCTGGACATTCGGCTGGAATGCACAGTTTGTGAAAAGAGAAGACAATGTTGATTTGTATGCACCTGTCTGGTTACCAGAGGGCACTAAAATAGATAAGCCAGGCTATGCCATACACGATTTTTATGCACAGTGGCGTCCTTCTAGTACAGAAGATGTCGCAATCACACTGACTGTTCGAAATGTCTTTGATAAATATTATCTAGATCATGCCAGCGTAGCTGATATTGCAGATGTGAATGATGGCGTCAGTGGTTTCGCAGAACCTGGTCGTGATGTTCGCCTGAGCGTTGCTTGGCAGTTCTAA
- the pdxJ gene encoding pyridoxine 5'-phosphate synthase, translated as MSIYLGVNIDHIATLRQARGTRYPDPIQAAIEAEQAGADSITLHLREDRRHIQERDVAMLSDILQTKMNLEMAVTEEMLAMAEKYRPADCCLVPEKREELTTEGGLDVAGQLSRMQQACQRLAAANVRVSLFIDPDLAQIEAAVACGVPVVELHTGRYADAETDTEAERELAVIADAAKQAHERGLQVNAGHGLHYHNTQKIAAIPELVELNIGHAIVARSVFTGFQAAVREMKQLMQDARRG; from the coding sequence ATGTCTATTTATCTAGGTGTCAACATCGATCACATCGCCACACTGCGTCAAGCTCGTGGAACACGTTATCCTGACCCCATTCAGGCAGCGATTGAAGCAGAGCAAGCAGGAGCGGACAGTATCACATTACATTTACGCGAAGATCGTCGACATATTCAGGAACGTGATGTGGCGATGTTGAGCGATATCTTGCAGACAAAAATGAATCTTGAGATGGCGGTCACTGAAGAAATGTTGGCGATGGCTGAAAAATATCGTCCTGCAGACTGTTGTTTAGTACCTGAGAAACGTGAGGAATTGACAACAGAAGGTGGTCTGGATGTGGCGGGGCAGTTGTCTCGAATGCAGCAAGCGTGTCAGCGCCTTGCGGCGGCCAATGTACGTGTCTCTTTATTTATCGATCCTGATTTGGCTCAAATAGAAGCGGCAGTGGCTTGCGGTGTACCAGTGGTAGAACTTCATACTGGCCGTTATGCTGATGCCGAAACCGATACAGAGGCCGAAAGAGAGCTTGCCGTGATTGCTGATGCAGCAAAACAGGCTCATGAAAGGGGATTACAGGTGAATGCTGGCCATGGTCTGCATTACCACAATACTCAGAAAATTGCGGCGATACCAGAACTGGTGGAGTTAAATATTGGCCACGCGATTGTGGCGCGTTCGGTGTTTACTGGCTTTCAGGCAGCGGTTCGCGAGATGAAACAATTGATGCAGGACGCGCGCCGGGGATGA
- the era gene encoding GTPase Era, whose translation MNTTPFRSGYVAIIGRPNVGKSTLINRILGQKLCITSRRPQTTRHRILGIKTTDQGQFIYVDTPGMHSDGKKAMNRYMNRAAAASIDDVDVVLFVVEGLKWTEDDQRVLKRIQQDARSPVILVLNKADKLSDKSDLLPQIQSLAPQYDFAAVVPISARKGMNTDVLEQEIAKLMPEGEMIFDEDQLTDRSSRFLAGEIVREKLFRYLGQELPYSLTVEIEQFEEEEGMYRIGAVVYVERSGQKSIVIGKRGEQLKLIGQDARLEMEQLFGCKVFLQIWVKVREGWSDNERMLKNLGYNDDL comes from the coding sequence ATGAATACCACACCATTTCGTTCCGGTTACGTTGCCATTATTGGGCGTCCAAATGTGGGTAAGTCCACATTAATCAACCGTATTCTTGGTCAGAAATTATGTATTACTTCACGTCGCCCACAAACGACCCGCCACCGTATTCTAGGTATTAAAACCACAGACCAGGGCCAGTTTATCTACGTTGATACACCGGGTATGCACAGCGACGGTAAAAAAGCGATGAATCGTTATATGAACCGCGCTGCTGCCGCTTCAATTGACGATGTGGATGTGGTGCTGTTTGTTGTGGAAGGACTGAAATGGACGGAAGATGATCAGCGCGTCTTGAAACGTATTCAACAAGATGCACGCTCTCCAGTCATTTTAGTGTTAAATAAAGCCGATAAACTCTCAGACAAATCAGATTTATTACCACAGATACAATCACTTGCACCACAATATGATTTTGCGGCTGTTGTGCCTATTTCTGCACGGAAAGGTATGAATACAGATGTACTGGAGCAGGAAATTGCCAAGTTAATGCCTGAAGGCGAGATGATCTTTGATGAAGATCAATTAACCGATCGCAGTTCACGCTTTTTGGCGGGTGAAATCGTACGTGAAAAATTATTCCGTTATCTCGGTCAGGAATTACCTTATTCACTCACTGTAGAAATTGAACAGTTCGAGGAAGAAGAAGGCATGTATCGAATTGGTGCTGTTGTTTATGTTGAGCGAAGCGGTCAGAAGTCGATTGTGATTGGTAAAAGAGGCGAACAGCTCAAGCTTATCGGTCAGGATGCTCGGCTGGAAATGGAACAGCTATTCGGTTGTAAAGTGTTTTTACAGATATGGGTCAAAGTGCGTGAAGGCTGGTCAGATAATGAGCGCATGTTAAAGAACCTGGGTTATAACGACGACCTATAG
- the recO gene encoding DNA repair protein RecO, with amino-acid sequence MELTSAFVLHHRPYRETSSLVDVLTQDYGRVSLVARGLRQKKKRSSSIQIFQPLWLSWYGQGDLVTLSHIEVDEPSYRLVGNASLCGLYMNELLVKLLPLHEAEPEIYLAYRQALSSLQQKSNEQITLRLFEKALLSHLGYGLALTVDVDSGQNIEDEGMYIYHPDSGPRRVFGQQLENTVSGRSLRHLDQEAEFDDVSLKEIKHMMRSVINYYLGGRPLHSRQLFAGLNQFTTKTN; translated from the coding sequence GTGGAGCTGACGTCTGCTTTTGTTCTGCACCATAGACCCTATCGTGAAACCAGTTCACTGGTCGATGTGTTAACGCAGGATTATGGGCGAGTGAGTCTGGTCGCTCGAGGTTTACGGCAAAAAAAGAAACGCAGCTCATCGATACAAATATTTCAACCGCTCTGGCTCAGCTGGTATGGCCAAGGTGATTTAGTGACATTGAGTCACATCGAAGTGGATGAACCCAGTTATCGTCTTGTTGGTAATGCCAGCCTCTGTGGCCTTTATATGAATGAGTTGCTCGTCAAGTTATTACCTCTTCATGAAGCGGAACCAGAGATTTATCTGGCTTACCGTCAGGCGCTGTCTTCACTCCAACAAAAAAGCAATGAACAGATTACCCTGCGATTATTTGAAAAAGCGCTGCTCAGCCATCTAGGCTATGGTCTGGCATTAACGGTGGATGTCGATTCTGGTCAGAATATTGAAGATGAAGGCATGTATATTTACCATCCAGATAGTGGTCCACGCCGTGTATTTGGTCAACAGCTTGAGAATACGGTATCTGGACGCAGCTTACGTCATCTTGATCAGGAAGCGGAATTTGATGATGTGAGCCTGAAAGAAATCAAACATATGATGCGGTCAGTGATAAATTATTACTTGGGCGGCCGTCCTTTACATAGTCGTCAGTTATTTGCTGGGCTTAATCAATTTACAACAAAAACAAACTGA
- the lepB gene encoding signal peptidase I, with protein MSFPAIMVLLVAVTGLIWLIDKLFWAPGRDNDAKEPVVVEYARSFFPIILLVLVIRSFIAEPFRIPSSSMVPTLHIGDFILVNKFSYGIRLPVLNTKILETGEPERGDVVVFRYPVKKNKSDPDIDYIKRVVGLPGDKVGYFNKTIYINGEPVAQEPQEKPESMINISAPGSELRSEQLGEHNHLIVVEPGVKRVEGETVVPEGHYFVMGDNRDNSNDSRYWGTVPEENLVGKAFLVWMSWDWNEGGIVWNRLGQSIE; from the coding sequence GTGAGTTTTCCCGCAATCATGGTGTTACTGGTAGCCGTCACCGGCTTGATTTGGTTAATCGACAAGCTGTTTTGGGCACCAGGTCGTGATAACGATGCAAAAGAACCTGTCGTGGTTGAATATGCACGCTCATTTTTTCCTATCATTCTTTTGGTGTTAGTGATTCGCTCCTTTATCGCTGAACCTTTCCGTATCCCATCGTCATCAATGGTACCTACGCTGCACATTGGTGATTTTATTCTGGTGAATAAATTCTCATATGGCATCCGTTTACCGGTCCTCAACACAAAAATATTAGAGACAGGCGAGCCTGAACGAGGTGATGTGGTAGTTTTTCGTTACCCGGTGAAGAAGAATAAAAGTGACCCTGATATTGACTATATCAAACGTGTGGTAGGCCTTCCCGGAGATAAAGTCGGTTATTTCAATAAAACGATTTATATTAACGGCGAACCGGTTGCACAAGAGCCACAAGAAAAACCTGAAAGCATGATTAATATTTCAGCTCCAGGCTCTGAGTTACGTTCTGAACAGCTCGGTGAACATAATCATCTAATCGTGGTTGAACCGGGTGTTAAACGTGTGGAAGGTGAAACCGTGGTGCCTGAAGGACACTATTTTGTTATGGGGGATAACCGTGATAACAGTAATGATAGTCGTTACTGGGGAACCGTCCCTGAAGAAAATTTGGTCGGTAAGGCCTTTTTAGTTTGGATGAGTTGGGACTGGAATGAGGGCGGCATTGTCTGGAATCGTTTAGGTCAGTCTATTGAATAA
- a CDS encoding DUF4845 domain-containing protein, which translates to MKHQRGMTLIGWVIVLALIAFFVTLAIRLVPMYQEYYGVVQIMEDMKTELRNNNLSKNEVQTLLSKRFNIGYISSVERDDVEVFRGKNTAYVTKIVIDYEVRKPFFAQIDLVGHFHKEIDVEPQL; encoded by the coding sequence ATGAAACACCAGCGAGGTATGACATTAATTGGCTGGGTCATTGTGTTGGCCTTGATTGCTTTTTTTGTGACATTAGCGATTCGTTTGGTGCCGATGTATCAGGAGTATTACGGTGTCGTCCAGATCATGGAAGATATGAAGACAGAACTACGTAATAACAATCTCTCGAAAAATGAAGTACAGACACTGCTTTCTAAGCGCTTTAATATCGGCTATATCAGTAGTGTCGAACGCGATGATGTCGAAGTTTTCCGCGGTAAAAACACCGCCTACGTAACGAAAATCGTTATCGACTATGAAGTGCGAAAACCGTTTTTTGCTCAGATCGATCTGGTCGGGCATTTTCATAAAGAAATTGATGTAGAGCCACAGCTATAA
- the lepA gene encoding translation elongation factor 4 — translation MNNIRNFSIIAHIDHGKSTIADRFIQICGGLTDREMSQQVLDSMDIERERGITIKAQSVSLEYKARDGETYQLNFIDTPGHVDFSYEVSRSLAACEGALLVVDAAQGVEAQSVANCYTAIDLGLEVLPVLNKIDLPSAEPERVAQEIEDIIGVDAMDAVRCSAKTGIGIEDVLEELVAKVPAPRGNPDAPLKALIIDSWFDSYVGVISLVRIVDGSLKHKDKIKVMSTGQEYQVDQVGTFTPKRTPCNVLDCGDVGYVISGVKEIDGAPVGDTLTHAHHGADKMLPGFKEVTPQVYAGIFPVSSDDYENFREALSKLRLNDASLFYEPESSQALGFGFRCGFLGLLHMEIIQERLEREYDLDLITTAPTVVFEVLKKNGEVERVENPSSLPDVGTIEEIREPIVRADILVPQDHLGAVITLCVEKRGVQKNMQYMGKQVALTYELPMNEVVIDFFDRVKSVSRGYASLDYHFVRFEPANLVKLDIMINGERVDALSLIVHKDSSVSRGRLLVEKMKELIPRQMFDIAIQAAIGGHIIARSTVKAMRKNVLAKCYGGDVSRKRKLLEKQKAGKKRMKSVGKVDVPQEAFLAVLQLSKNS, via the coding sequence ATGAACAATATACGTAACTTTTCTATCATCGCACATATCGATCATGGTAAATCCACCATTGCTGATCGGTTTATTCAAATTTGTGGTGGTCTGACTGACCGGGAAATGTCCCAGCAAGTGCTAGATTCTATGGATATTGAGCGCGAACGTGGTATTACCATCAAAGCGCAAAGCGTATCACTGGAATACAAAGCACGCGATGGGGAAACTTATCAGCTGAATTTCATCGATACACCCGGACACGTCGACTTTTCTTATGAAGTATCCCGCTCTCTTGCTGCTTGTGAAGGGGCATTATTAGTCGTTGATGCGGCGCAGGGTGTGGAAGCACAAAGTGTGGCGAACTGCTACACCGCCATTGATTTAGGCTTAGAAGTATTGCCAGTTCTGAATAAAATTGATTTACCTTCGGCAGAACCGGAACGTGTTGCCCAAGAAATTGAAGACATTATCGGCGTCGATGCTATGGATGCTGTACGTTGTAGTGCCAAAACTGGTATTGGTATTGAAGACGTACTGGAAGAGCTGGTGGCAAAAGTCCCTGCGCCAAGAGGTAATCCAGACGCACCTCTTAAAGCCCTCATTATTGATTCCTGGTTTGACAGCTACGTGGGTGTTATTTCATTGGTACGTATTGTCGATGGCTCACTTAAGCACAAAGATAAAATAAAAGTCATGTCGACAGGGCAGGAATATCAAGTCGATCAAGTAGGTACTTTCACACCTAAACGCACACCATGTAACGTGCTGGATTGTGGTGACGTGGGTTACGTCATTTCAGGGGTCAAGGAAATTGATGGGGCACCGGTAGGTGACACCTTAACGCACGCACACCATGGTGCAGATAAAATGCTGCCCGGTTTCAAAGAAGTAACCCCACAAGTCTATGCCGGTATTTTCCCTGTCAGCAGTGATGATTACGAAAACTTCCGTGAAGCCTTGTCGAAATTACGCCTAAATGATGCTTCATTATTTTATGAACCTGAAAGCTCACAAGCCTTAGGATTTGGTTTCCGTTGTGGTTTCCTGGGGCTGTTGCATATGGAAATCATTCAGGAACGATTGGAACGTGAATACGATCTTGATCTGATCACAACAGCGCCGACCGTTGTGTTTGAAGTTCTCAAGAAAAATGGCGAAGTCGAACGGGTTGAAAATCCATCATCGCTACCTGATGTTGGCACCATTGAAGAAATACGTGAACCTATCGTCAGAGCGGATATTCTGGTGCCACAAGACCATTTAGGCGCTGTGATTACCTTATGCGTTGAAAAACGTGGTGTGCAGAAGAATATGCAGTATATGGGAAAACAGGTTGCGTTAACCTATGAACTTCCTATGAATGAAGTGGTCATTGATTTCTTCGACCGTGTGAAGTCTGTCAGCCGTGGCTATGCCTCGCTTGACTATCACTTTGTTCGGTTCGAGCCAGCCAATCTGGTGAAATTAGATATTATGATTAATGGTGAACGAGTCGATGCCTTATCGCTCATCGTGCACAAGGATAGCAGTGTGAGTCGCGGGAGACTGCTAGTCGAAAAAATGAAAGAGCTGATACCGCGTCAAATGTTTGATATTGCTATTCAAGCGGCTATTGGCGGACATATTATTGCTCGTTCTACCGTCAAAGCGATGCGTAAAAATGTATTAGCTAAATGTTACGGCGGTGACGTTTCTCGTAAACGTAAATTGCTGGAAAAACAAAAAGCAGGTAAAAAACGGATGAAGTCTGTTGGTAAGGTGGATGTGCCACAAGAAGCCTTCCTCGCCGTATTACAACTGTCAAAGAATTCATAA
- the acpS gene encoding holo-ACP synthase, with the protein MIIGIGTDLVHIPRMQDLLDKHGDKFAERILSAHEFSEFKLQLKPANFLAKRFAAKEAAAKAMGTGFRDGLSLRHISVRNNSLGKPELQFEKVGLELKEKMHIDKAMLSLSDDHEYAIAYVVLMEAN; encoded by the coding sequence ATGATCATTGGCATTGGCACAGACCTGGTTCACATTCCCAGAATGCAAGACTTACTCGATAAACATGGTGATAAGTTTGCTGAAAGAATACTCAGTGCCCATGAGTTCAGCGAGTTTAAATTGCAACTTAAACCGGCTAATTTTTTAGCGAAACGATTTGCAGCAAAAGAAGCCGCCGCTAAAGCCATGGGAACAGGATTTCGGGATGGTTTAAGTTTGCGTCATATCAGCGTCAGAAATAATTCACTGGGTAAACCTGAGTTACAGTTCGAAAAAGTGGGACTGGAACTGAAAGAAAAAATGCATATTGATAAGGCGATGTTAAGCCTGAGTGACGATCATGAATATGCGATTGCTTATGTTGTGTTAATGGAAGCAAATTGA
- the rnc gene encoding ribonuclease III, translated as MITQRQKALCKQLKVEFKDTAFLQQALTHRSADPKNNERLEYLGDAILSFVIAEELFNRFPQVKEGKLSRLRASLVKGETLAELGRELKLGDVLILGPGELKSGGFRRESILADAVEAILGALYLDSGLTPVKELILRLFAERIASIDVTETVKDPKTRLQELLQSRKQPLPLYSVKELKTDKKQPVFEASCQVTLLDKVVVAQGSSHRKAEKSR; from the coding sequence ATGATAACCCAGCGGCAAAAAGCCCTGTGCAAACAGTTAAAAGTAGAATTTAAAGATACCGCATTTTTACAACAAGCCTTAACGCACCGCAGTGCGGATCCCAAAAATAATGAGCGTCTTGAATATCTCGGTGATGCTATTTTGAGTTTTGTGATTGCGGAAGAGTTATTCAACCGTTTCCCTCAAGTTAAGGAAGGAAAATTAAGCCGTCTACGGGCTTCTCTGGTCAAAGGTGAAACCTTAGCTGAGCTGGGGCGCGAGTTAAAGTTAGGGGATGTATTAATCCTCGGGCCAGGTGAACTAAAAAGTGGTGGTTTTCGTCGGGAATCAATTCTGGCTGATGCGGTAGAAGCTATTTTAGGTGCACTTTATCTTGATAGCGGTCTGACACCTGTCAAAGAGCTCATCTTAAGACTATTTGCCGAGCGAATAGCGTCTATTGATGTGACAGAAACGGTCAAGGATCCTAAAACGCGTTTGCAGGAATTATTACAAAGTCGTAAACAGCCTTTACCGCTATATAGTGTTAAAGAATTAAAAACAGACAAGAAACAGCCTGTCTTTGAAGCATCCTGCCAGGTTACCTTGCTGGACAAAGTGGTCGTTGCTCAAGGCAGTAGTCACCGAAAAGCTGAAAAAAGCCGCTGA